From Fervidobacterium sp., the proteins below share one genomic window:
- a CDS encoding FecR domain-containing protein gives MRRNLLMVFVVLMSVFLFANLDVKTDSDSVVVGGKLPVKVSLVDEAGKLQTFTLKAKVTLGGFEKPDVLTKGIKVDGKIELNFLAPKKAGETKITFTAETADKKVFTKELTLRITERDESEFTDKLKATIDSFKGSVAYKKEGKQVWEPIKSNTTLQEGDEILTLEKAYVVVKFPDGSMTKISENTQVLFERLRQSKDGRILVSIVIKKGGTYNVVQKMVAGSSFEVKAGSVTAGVRGTKFELSTMDEKPVLKVWEGQVLAFFDDNFVVPVYEGQKLAYELFKGVLEDMSQLFDSIQLEPLRETLPSIEDIQLPEIPQTQMPTQEQKKEEGIAKTATEFAQPKAYIPPLGVETAMKDGQRYIVYSISPEFSIGPVTLGIGLTAYATEVGGTLYYGLPTTNPSTNVINMITINSVALNLGNFYFRYGNMQLMSLGMGFSVRDYYRPYAKSFDFELSFGAFSLMGHLPYELTKLWPFEFTQSDSVFATELELKSVLAGMDLGIAALYDFNVNNNNVLNSATPINLSTSVYLRYPLMAGFYLGFETSAQFLKDGSKFGLGTFAGLSGRFFIFDIIAGAYGTWNGFRPFHFGRVYTSQKVANKLPTLSDEQLTFGFLAGFNFETQLAMGRFYLLGNFSGDMDALGELRVVVPQMGAVAGLFVYGYYFDATPFVEGQFADSDTVAFLRITYPIMEKNLVAGIVYTWDNVKKTWIQSVYIGSEINW, from the coding sequence TTGTTGGAGGGAAGTTGCCTGTAAAAGTTTCTTTAGTTGATGAAGCTGGAAAACTTCAAACGTTTACGTTAAAAGCGAAAGTTACACTCGGTGGATTTGAAAAACCCGATGTCTTAACCAAAGGTATAAAGGTGGACGGAAAGATTGAGCTCAATTTCTTAGCTCCAAAAAAAGCTGGTGAGACGAAGATAACATTTACTGCAGAAACAGCTGATAAGAAGGTTTTCACAAAAGAATTAACTTTACGTATAACGGAAAGGGACGAAAGTGAGTTTACTGATAAACTTAAAGCAACGATAGATTCGTTTAAAGGTAGTGTAGCATACAAGAAAGAAGGAAAGCAGGTATGGGAACCGATAAAATCGAATACAACTTTACAAGAAGGAGACGAGATACTAACACTTGAAAAAGCATACGTCGTTGTCAAATTTCCAGATGGTTCTATGACAAAGATCTCGGAAAATACACAAGTACTTTTCGAAAGACTAAGACAGTCTAAGGACGGAAGAATTCTTGTATCCATTGTTATCAAAAAGGGTGGAACTTACAATGTCGTCCAAAAGATGGTAGCAGGTTCCTCGTTTGAAGTTAAAGCAGGTAGCGTAACGGCTGGAGTCAGGGGAACGAAGTTTGAGTTATCAACAATGGATGAGAAACCAGTGTTGAAGGTGTGGGAAGGACAAGTCCTTGCGTTTTTTGACGATAATTTTGTTGTGCCTGTGTATGAAGGTCAGAAGCTGGCATATGAACTCTTTAAGGGTGTTTTAGAAGATATGAGTCAACTGTTTGATAGTATCCAACTTGAACCTTTGCGTGAAACTTTGCCGAGCATTGAAGATATCCAGTTGCCTGAAATCCCGCAAACACAGATGCCCACACAAGAGCAGAAAAAGGAAGAGGGTATAGCAAAAACAGCGACAGAGTTTGCACAACCAAAGGCATATATACCACCTCTTGGTGTTGAAACTGCCATGAAAGATGGGCAACGATATATTGTGTACAGTATATCTCCTGAATTTTCGATAGGTCCTGTAACACTGGGTATTGGTTTGACAGCATATGCTACAGAAGTAGGAGGAACATTGTATTATGGATTACCTACAACAAATCCGAGTACAAACGTCATAAATATGATCACAATCAACTCTGTTGCATTGAACCTTGGAAACTTTTACTTTAGATATGGTAATATGCAACTGATGTCACTTGGAATGGGATTTTCTGTGAGGGATTATTACAGGCCATATGCGAAATCTTTCGACTTTGAACTGTCATTTGGCGCGTTTAGTTTGATGGGGCATTTGCCTTATGAATTGACTAAACTTTGGCCCTTTGAATTTACACAGTCTGATAGTGTATTTGCGACCGAATTAGAATTAAAATCGGTACTTGCGGGTATGGACCTTGGAATTGCTGCACTTTATGATTTTAATGTTAATAATAACAACGTACTGAATAGTGCAACCCCTATAAACCTTTCCACATCTGTTTATTTAAGATATCCGCTAATGGCAGGATTTTATCTTGGTTTTGAAACGAGCGCGCAATTTTTAAAGGACGGTTCGAAATTCGGTCTTGGAACTTTTGCAGGGTTGTCTGGGAGATTTTTCATATTTGATATCATCGCTGGAGCTTACGGAACTTGGAATGGCTTTAGACCTTTCCATTTTGGAAGGGTTTACACTTCACAAAAGGTTGCGAATAAATTACCAACCTTAAGTGACGAGCAGTTAACTTTTGGATTCTTAGCTGGATTTAATTTCGAGACGCAACTGGCAATGGGAAGATTTTATCTCTTGGGTAATTTTTCTGGTGATATGGATGCACTTGGTGAATTGAGAGTTGTTGTACCACAAATGGGTGCAGTTGCTGGTCTATTCGTTTATGGTTATTATTTTGACGCAACACCATTTGTAGAGGGACAATTTGCCGATTCTGATACAGTTGCTTTCTTAAGAATAACTTATCCTATAATGGAAAAGAATCTTGTAGCAGGTATAGTTTATACGTGGGACAACGTAAAGAAAACATGGATTCAAAGCGTTTATATTGGAAGTGAAATAAACTGGTAA